From the Lathyrus oleraceus cultivar Zhongwan6 chromosome 4, CAAS_Psat_ZW6_1.0, whole genome shotgun sequence genome, one window contains:
- the LOC127135832 gene encoding metacaspase-5, translated as MVAQSRTICTTLSRMVAQSNVGDTILFYFIGHGNRSVASYANNTGHDEYFQLKEIAEYVPPGVNFTVVADCCHSGGLIEGLNEVIGNSIRAPHYTNKRAPKSNFIKATRAPSDYSLGVLISAAQSDEKAMTRFDPTFNEKGSCLTQAILHVITQKQGVVTNLDLVNQVSRFFKERNVGQNPGLYCDVIESNSYFLGLKGLEGRVKNKDKEKEKLGKGKEKM; from the exons ATGGTGGCACAATCAAGAACGATTTGCACTACATTGTCTAGAATGGTGGCACAATCAAATGTTGGTGACAcaattctcttttattttattgGACATGGTAATAGATCTGTTGCTTCCTATGCTAACAACACCGGACATGATGAAT ATTTCCAACTAAAAGAGATAGCGGAATATGTTCCGCCTGGAGTTAACTTCACTGTAGTAGCTGATTGTTGTCACTCGGGCGGACTCATTGAAGGTCTGAATGAAGTAATAGGAAATAGCATAAGAGCACCTCACTATACAAATAAACGGGCACCAAAGAGTAATTTTATAAAAGCAACACGAGCACCAAGTGATTATTCGTTGGGTGTACTCATTAGTGCCGCTCAAAGTGATGAAAAAGCTATGACAAGATTTGATCCAACTTTTAACGAGAAGGGTAGCTGCTTGACTCAAGCAATACTACATGTCATCACTCAAAAACAAGGAGTTGTCACAAATTTGGATCTAGTTAATCAAGTGTCAAGATTTTTTAAAGAACGGAATGTTGGTCAAAATCCTGGATTATATTGTGATGTGATTGAGAGTAATTCCTATTTTTTGGGACTCAAGGGATTAGAAGGACGTGTTAAAAACAAAGACAAGGAAAAGGAAAAACTAGGAAAGGGGAAAGAAAAAATGTAG